DNA from Sphingomonas psychrotolerans:
CGGCCCGCTGATCTTGGCCGGCAAAGCGTTGTGGAAGGTCCAGGCGGCGACCGGGAAATGCTCGAACGGCAGCGAGATTCCGGGGGCATCGAACAATTGGCGCGTGTCGAGCGAGATGATCGTGCCGCTCTTGCGCTGCTTACGCTTGCCCGTGATGACCTGGTGGTGCCAGTCCCAGATGTCTGTGTTGAAAGTGACGCCGCGGGCCATGACGATCTTGGCGTAGGTGGCGCGAGTGAAGTAGCGCTTCTCCTCGTCATTGGCTCCGCCTTCGTTGACGGTCTCGAGCGTGTTGACGCTTTCGAGGCCCTCCACGGATGAAAAGCCGCCGGCGAGGAAGGACGCGGCGAGGCTGAGCACCGCCGAACCGATCGTGCCGAGCACGCCGCCGAGCGCGGTTTCGTTCGATGCCGGCGTATCCCACATGGTCACGAAGAAATTGACCTTGAGGACCGGTTGGACGAGCGGGAAGGTCATGCCGCCGCTGCCCTTTCGATCACGCCCGATTCCCGGCCGATGCGGAAGACGATGAACTCGGCGGGGGCGGCGAGCGCGATGCCGATATTGCAGACGAGCTGACCCTCGGGCGTGTCGGGCACCGGCGGCACCTCGACGAAGAAGGCTTCCTCGGGCGTGGCGCCCTTGAGCGCGCCGTCGGCGAAGATCCGCAGCAAATAGTCGGTCATCAGCTGGTGAAGTTTGATGCGCAGGATCGCAGTATTGGGCTGGAAGGTCATCGGCTGGCCGATCACCTCGGCGCTGCGGCAGATCGCCGACAGGCAGCGCCGGGCATTGACGAAGGACAGCGCCTCGCCGCGCGATCCACGGTCCTGCCACAGCAAGGTCCGGGCGCCCCATAGCTGGATGCCGATGCCGGAGAAGTCGCGCAGCACGTTGACGCCGGCGTCATAGGCAAGAGCGTTTTCCTCGTCGCCGACTTCGCTTGCCAGGCCGACGGCGCCCGATATCGGGCGGTTTGCGGGGGCGGCGTGGGGGCCGATCGCGATGTCGACCTGGGCGTAGATGCCGGCGACCGCGCCGACCGGCGAGCGTTCCTCGACCGACGCGCCCGGGCTGTCCTGCGCCAGCAACCACGGCCAGTAGAGCGCCGCGACGCTGGCGCCTTCGGTGCCCTTGAGCAGCGCGCGCCGCCAGTCGACCGCGCCGTCCGCAGCCCGGCCGGGCGGCGGGGTCAGTATCGCGATCCAGCGCCAGCTCGTGCGGAGCAGGCGATCGATCAGATAGCGCTGTGCCCAAAGCAGATCGCCATCGCCGAACAGCCGCTCGCTCCGTTCGATCTGATCGCCGCTGGCCGGCCCGCGGTCGTTCGCGGGGTTCGCGGCGACGCAAGGGCCGAAGCAGGGATCGCCGGGAAGGTCTTCGGGCGCGCCGCGATCCCGCAGCACCGTAATCCGCGCATCGAGCTCCGGAACCGCGACGATCGACACTTCGTCCTGCCGAAGCAGCAACTCAAGCCCCTGCGGCTCGATCGCATCCACGCCGAGCATCATGTTGAGCAGCTTTTGCGGATCGATCTCGTCGAGGCGCGCCGCGACGTTGACGATCCACAGCCGCCGCCCGCCATTGGCGAAAAAGTCGCGCACCGCGCCATCGAGGACACTGCCAGCCGGCGCGGGCACCGGGTTACCGAAATCGTCGCGGCGGAAGGCAGTGACGTAGCTTTTCCAGTCATCGACGGCGACGGCCTCGCCGACGTGGCGAACCCCCGCGACCCCGACGAATCCGGCGATGTCGGTGCGCAGGCGGGGAAAGCCCTCCGCACGCTCGGCCGGCCGACGATAGACGCCGGGGATCGCATAGGTTTCGCCGAAGCTGCTCATCACGATCAGCTGATGTCCAGCCGCTCGTGCACCAGGCTGAGCTGCTCGACCGCATAGTCGTTGCCCTTGGCCGAGAGCGACGGACCGGTGAGCTTGCTCGGCCAGGCGTTGGTCAGCGACCAGGTCATCGCGGGAGCGTTGCGGTTGTGCGCCTCGTCGAGCAGCTTGATGGTGACCTGCTTGACCGGTGGAAACGTCGTGCCGCCATCGCGCACTTCCTTGCGCCACTCCCACAAGACGAGATTGCCGGTGACTCCCCGCTTGAGCTCCACCGCGGGGTAGGTTTCGATACCGACGATCTTGCGCATCGCCGAGGTCGCATCCGCGCCTTCGCGATAGTCGATCGGCGTGTTCTCGCTGTCGAGGCCGGTCACTTCGGTGAAGGCCGCGACTTCGGTGCCGTCGAATTCGACGATGAAGTTGAAGTTCGAATACGGGTTCTTGTTGGGACGTTCGACAGCCATCGCCGTGCCTCCTCAAATGTTGCGCATCAAGCCTTGGTCGATGCAGTGAACTGGCCGATCCGGAAGATGACGAACTCGGCCGGGGCGACGGGGGCGAGGCCAATCTCGCAGACGAGGCGCCCGTTATCGATGTCGTCCTGGGTCATCGTCGTCTCGTCGCAATGGACGAAGAAGGCCTCTTCCGGCGTCGTCCCGAACAGCGCGCCGGCCTTCCATTGGGTGACCAGGAACGGCGTGATCGTCTCGACCACGCGCTTCCACAGCGCCGGGGCATTGGGTTCGAACACGACCCACTGCGTGCCGATGTCGAGCGAGTGCTCGATGAAGATGAAAAGGCGGCGGAAATTCAGATATTTCCACTCCTGATCGGACGAAATCGTCCGGGCGCCCCAGAGCCGGATGCCGCGCGGGGTGAGGTCGCGGATCAGGTTCACGCCCACCGGATTGAGCACGTCCTGTTCGGCGGCAGTGAAGGGCAAGGCGACGTCGACGACGTTGCGCACCACTTCGTTCGCGGGAGCCTTGTGGACGCCGACACTATTGTCGGTGCGCGCGCAGATGCCCATCGCATAGGCCGCGGGCGGGAAGCTTTCGATCCGTCCGGATTTGTCGTTCAGCGCGCGCAGCCACGGCGCGTAATAGGCCGCATACTTGCTGTCATAATTGTTGCGATGGGCCTGGACTTCGGTGACGTCGGCGGCGCCCGGCGGGCAATCGAGCATCGCGACGCGATAGCGCAGCAATTCGGCATGCGTGATGAGCGCGGCCTGCACCGTCTCGAGCGTGACTCCCGGCACCGCCACCATCGCGATGTCGTCGCGTTCGGCAAGCGCGTGGATGCCGGTGCGTTTGCCGGGGCCATTATCCTCCCCGATCAGAGCCATATCGGTGAGCGCGCTGCCGTTGCTGCCGCCGCCGAGGCTTCGCCATCCGCCATTGGCGGTGAGCGGAGCATCGGCAAAATCGGTTCCCGCGCCCGCAGCCGGAACCACGGTCACCAGCTTCGAGCCGATCTCGGCATCGTTGATGCGGGCTGCGAAGAAGCGCAGGCCGGCGTCGGTGGCGGTATCGTCGTTCCAGGTGAGGCCTTCGAAGGTCTCCTTGATCACATTGTTCTCGGCGACGAGCACGTCGATCTCGCTGGTGCGCAGATATGCGCGACGATCGGCGGTATCGGCAGGCAGGTCGATGAAATTGCCCGCGCCGAGCGCGGGGCCGGCGACGAAAGTCACCGTGCGCGATCCGGCGTCGACGGAAAGCACGATGAGCTCGAACTTCTCGCTGCCGCTGTCGAGCTCGACCTTGGCTCCGCTGTAGAAGCTGGCGGTGGAGGCGACGCGCACTGTGGCCTGGCCATCGGCGACTGCCTGCAGGCCATCGATATCGGTCCATGTCGCGGTGTCGACCGCCGTCGGAAACTCGCCGGCGGGCCGGGCGAGATAGAGGACATTGTCCGCAGCATCGGCGAGGAGGATATGGCCGGTATCGGTGGAAGCGCCGGCGCGGATTGCGATCGCCTCGGGCGAGCCCGCCCGCTGGGGTGCGGCAAAGCCGGTCGCATCGCCGACATACAGCCGGACCAGTCCGGCAGCGGCGACGGTGGCGGTGAGCCGCGCGGTTGGAGGCTCGGCCGCGGTCAGGCCGGAATCGAGCGTGACATGGGCGCCGGGGGCGATCTCCTCGGCGACGCGGACGGCAGAGATGGTGACGTCGCCGGTGTTGCCGCCGCCGTCATCGACCTGCACGATATCGCCGGGGCGCAGCAGCGCCGCGAGGTCGTGTGGCAGCGCGGTCGGGCCGAACGGTCCCGCGACGGTCATGTCGATGGCGAAGGCCGGCGGCGCCGCGCCGAGTTCGAGCGGCGTGTCGAGCGCGCCGCCGCGGTCGATGAGGCGGATCACGCCGCCGCCGGACAAGTCGATCCCCGCGCCGACATTGTCGAACGTGACGTCGCCGTCGGCGACCGCCTGGACGACGCGCCCGCTCGATCCGCCAATGCTGATCGTGTCGCCGGTCTGCAGGCGCCGCAGCGCGGGCGCGGTGAACTCGATCGTCGTCTGGGCCGCCGCGAGCGGCAATCCGGCCGGGGCGATGTCGAGCGTCGGATCGACGCGCCGAGCGCCGGCGGCGGTGAGCGCGACTGCCGGGCGGTCGCGCGGGCGGACGAGCACGCTGATCGCGTCTCCGTCGACGCCGCGGTGGCGTGCCGTGAACTCGGGACCGCCGCCGGGATTGGTGTTCGCCGGGGCGACGCCGTCAACAAAGAATACAGTCGAAACGGGGTCCAGCACGACGCCGCTCGGCAGTTCGCTCGCGGCATCGACGGTGGCGATCCCGCGAACGGCGTCGTAACTCTCCACCGTCAGGGTACGGGTTTGCACCCATGGCGCACTGTCCGCGACGCGGGTGTACACGTTGAGCACGCTGCCGGCCGCGACCGAGCGAAGCGAATTGAGGCGCAGCTGCCGCGTCGGTCCGCGCGCCACGGCGCCATCGACGAGGCGGAGTGCCGTGCCCTGCTCGATGGCGACGGTCGAAGCCAGCGCATCGGCGGCGAGTGCCCGCACCACATAGCAACGCGCGCCGCCATTCTCGAAGAACGCCTTCACCGAATGGCCGAGATAGTCGCCCAGTCCTGCCGGTGCCGTGACCGGATCCCCGAACAGGCGCCGGAAATGGGCGAAGCTGGGCACGAAGACCGCCTTGCCCTCTGGCCCCTTGCGCGCAGCGCCGACGAAGCCTGCGGTACTGGTGCTGACTCCCTGGATCGGCTTTCCGCGATACGAGGTCTCCTCGATATAGACGCCGGGATGCAGATATTCGGGCATGGCAGGGCCTCCTCGATCGATTCAGGTCAGGGTGAAGATCACCCGGGAAATACTGCGGGGAACGACGGCGAAGCCGGCGCCCGGAAAGGGCGTGCCGGCGGCAGCGGGAACGAAGTGTCCGCCCCCAAGGATACGCGGACTGGCATCGGGCCTGAGCACTTCGATGGTGAGCGGCACGAGGCCCGAGGCGTTCTCGGCCATCCGGCCGGGGGGCAGGAACAGGAACTCGCCATTCTGGTCGCTGAGCGTCATCCGGTCGAACGCCGTGCCCTGACGGGCGATGCGGACGGTCTGGCCACCTGCGTCGGGGCCGACGAGCTTGCCGCGCACGCCGAGCGCGCCGACCGGTGCCGCGGCCGTCGCCGTGGGCCAGAGGTCGATTGCGATCCGCGCGGCCGGATCGACGAGCGGCAGCGTGACTTCGGGATCGGCGTCGAAGCGGGTCCAGCCCGCGTGCGTGCGTTGGAACGGATCTCGCCATAGGATGCGGACGGTGCCGCCCGGCGCGCCGATGAATCGATAGCTGCCGTCGCTCTGGCGCGCGCCCGAACCGTCGGCGCGTTTCGCCGGGCGCAACAGGCTGCCTTCAAGGCGCACCGGAAGCTCGTCGGCGACGGGCGTGCCGCTGAAATGATCGGTGAAGCACACCGCGAACGACAGCCGGTGGGCGATAAGGTCGGTCGCGATCATGCCAGTGCCATTTCGGCGTTCACCACCGGCGGGGCCGGCAGCGGCGGAGTCGGCTGGAGGCTGGCGACGCGCACGCGATAGGCGAGCGACAGGCGGTAGCCGAGATCGGTGGCGTCCCAGAGGCGATATTGGGTGTCGATCGGCAGCGGCTGGAGCGCGATTTGCAGTCCGTCATACGGCGCCCAGACCGGCAATGCGACGACGTCGGAAAGCTCGCCGCGGCCGACCTCGGCATGCTCGTACAGCGCCTGCAGGACTGCGCCGAGCAGGCGGGCTTCCTCGCCCGCGGCCTGCTGGTCGCTGGCGATGTCGCCGGGCGTACGCACGCCCCAGGCAGTGATCAGGTAGGAAAGCTCGAGCGGGAGCGGCTGACGGCCCCTCGTGCCGTCGGGGAACAGCGTCTCGGGCAGGTTGCGCAGCTCGGCATTGCCCGAGATCTGATAGAGAAACAGCGAGATGAAAGCATTGGGAGTCGCGCCGAGCGTC
Protein-coding regions in this window:
- a CDS encoding phage tail protein produces the protein MTFPLVQPVLKVNFFVTMWDTPASNETALGGVLGTIGSAVLSLAASFLAGGFSSVEGLESVNTLETVNEGGANDEEKRYFTRATYAKIVMARGVTFNTDIWDWHHQVITGKRKQRKSGTIISLDTRQLFDAPGISLPFEHFPVAAWTFHNALPAKISGPQLNAREGGDSNAIAIETIELHPEKIERLSLSLIPGVADLNSAVSGLIGVAGAAGLAASGAGAVALSGL
- a CDS encoding phage tail sheath subtilisin-like domain-containing protein, which gives rise to MSSFGETYAIPGVYRRPAERAEGFPRLRTDIAGFVGVAGVRHVGEAVAVDDWKSYVTAFRRDDFGNPVPAPAGSVLDGAVRDFFANGGRRLWIVNVAARLDEIDPQKLLNMMLGVDAIEPQGLELLLRQDEVSIVAVPELDARITVLRDRGAPEDLPGDPCFGPCVAANPANDRGPASGDQIERSERLFGDGDLLWAQRYLIDRLLRTSWRWIAILTPPPGRAADGAVDWRRALLKGTEGASVAALYWPWLLAQDSPGASVEERSPVGAVAGIYAQVDIAIGPHAAPANRPISGAVGLASEVGDEENALAYDAGVNVLRDFSGIGIQLWGARTLLWQDRGSRGEALSFVNARRCLSAICRSAEVIGQPMTFQPNTAILRIKLHQLMTDYLLRIFADGALKGATPEEAFFVEVPPVPDTPEGQLVCNIGIALAAPAEFIVFRIGRESGVIERAAAA
- a CDS encoding phage tail protein encodes the protein MAVERPNKNPYSNFNFIVEFDGTEVAAFTEVTGLDSENTPIDYREGADATSAMRKIVGIETYPAVELKRGVTGNLVLWEWRKEVRDGGTTFPPVKQVTIKLLDEAHNRNAPAMTWSLTNAWPSKLTGPSLSAKGNDYAVEQLSLVHERLDIS
- a CDS encoding phage tail sheath family protein, translated to MPEYLHPGVYIEETSYRGKPIQGVSTSTAGFVGAARKGPEGKAVFVPSFAHFRRLFGDPVTAPAGLGDYLGHSVKAFFENGGARCYVVRALAADALASTVAIEQGTALRLVDGAVARGPTRQLRLNSLRSVAAGSVLNVYTRVADSAPWVQTRTLTVESYDAVRGIATVDAASELPSGVVLDPVSTVFFVDGVAPANTNPGGGPEFTARHRGVDGDAISVLVRPRDRPAVALTAAGARRVDPTLDIAPAGLPLAAAQTTIEFTAPALRRLQTGDTISIGGSSGRVVQAVADGDVTFDNVGAGIDLSGGGVIRLIDRGGALDTPLELGAAPPAFAIDMTVAGPFGPTALPHDLAALLRPGDIVQVDDGGGNTGDVTISAVRVAEEIAPGAHVTLDSGLTAAEPPTARLTATVAAAGLVRLYVGDATGFAAPQRAGSPEAIAIRAGASTDTGHILLADAADNVLYLARPAGEFPTAVDTATWTDIDGLQAVADGQATVRVASTASFYSGAKVELDSGSEKFELIVLSVDAGSRTVTFVAGPALGAGNFIDLPADTADRRAYLRTSEIDVLVAENNVIKETFEGLTWNDDTATDAGLRFFAARINDAEIGSKLVTVVPAAGAGTDFADAPLTANGGWRSLGGGSNGSALTDMALIGEDNGPGKRTGIHALAERDDIAMVAVPGVTLETVQAALITHAELLRYRVAMLDCPPGAADVTEVQAHRNNYDSKYAAYYAPWLRALNDKSGRIESFPPAAYAMGICARTDNSVGVHKAPANEVVRNVVDVALPFTAAEQDVLNPVGVNLIRDLTPRGIRLWGARTISSDQEWKYLNFRRLFIFIEHSLDIGTQWVVFEPNAPALWKRVVETITPFLVTQWKAGALFGTTPEEAFFVHCDETTMTQDDIDNGRLVCEIGLAPVAPAEFVIFRIGQFTASTKA
- a CDS encoding DUF4255 domain-containing protein, translated to MADFRVVDHTGLTLVALIERQLVDLGIANVSVGVVSAGIFATLGATPNAFISLFLYQISGNAELRNLPETLFPDGTRGRQPLPLELSYLITAWGVRTPGDIASDQQAAGEEARLLGAVLQALYEHAEVGRGELSDVVALPVWAPYDGLQIALQPLPIDTQYRLWDATDLGYRLSLAYRVRVASLQPTPPLPAPPVVNAEMALA